A segment of the Necator americanus strain Aroian chromosome IV, whole genome shotgun sequence genome:
GGGTAATTTTAGCTAACACTGCATCTACTGTTTTATTAGGCCAACGTAACGAAACTCACTCTTCAGAGGGGCTTCAGACTGAACAATATTGCTACTAGACAGAAATACGAGTCGTCTGTACTCGCGCTCCTCAACCACAACATCTTCAACAgtccattttccatttatcGATGACTCCCCAGAGGCATGCGTAACCCGCACATCGACGCTTCCACAAGAAAGAAAGTCAATCTAGAGCAGAGGATTCAGATGTCTAACCACTGATTATCAACGAAAAGTCTGCAACGAACCAAACCGCCTTTCCCTCGTGGATCGAACCTTGTGACGAATGGTCCTATTTCATCTTGTACTTCCTTGAGCGATGAATAGGACTGAGTTCGAAATAGAGTCACGATTGCCAAACGGTCCTGAGTAAAGTAGTCTCAAAGTACCACGGTAATCTCAAttcagagaagaaattctctactttttctgCCTGCTGATGTAGAGTTTTCCTCCCTTTCACTGTCGAAAATATCCACTCCTGCTCTCTAAAAAAGCATtatttctaaacatttttttctgtcgcaATTTGCACAAAGCAACGAACCGCCCTAGAGGAACTATGAATGCTGCATAGCTTCCAATATTCTTTCCCTTAACATTGTCGACAATGAAGAAGCGATAGCGAGGCCCTTCTCCAGTCGAGCTTTCTACAGTGATTGAAACCTCACGATCCAATTTCCTGTTGAAAGAAATTCTCtatgttaagaaaaaagaaagaggaaattattagataaaaaatggaaaagcgaAACACATAGGATTCCTTGGAATACCCAGAACAAAGATGCACAAATTGACTCAGTTCCTGCTCGGCAGCAATGGCGGATTGCAGCTCATTTTGATCGAGGAAACGTTCAACTCGATTACTTGTACCTCGACACAATTCAATTTGCTAAAACACCGTCAAGTATGAAGTAAGCAAAGTCAGTGGCAAAATAGTAAAGATCCAGACAAAGAATAAGAACAAACTGCACACGAACTTCTCACCAAAGGAATATTCATTTCACATCGAAGCTTAGTGGCTATCAATATGAAGACAGGCATGGGAAATCCAGAAGCGCGGTTTCCCACTTCGTGAATTCGTAACAAAAACCGGTGCCTGAAAGCATGCCAAGTCCTGAAACGATTAGGTGCAATAACCAATCTGAAACAAACGTTTTACGGAAGTGGTCAGTCCAATATTCCACAATGTGTTGTTGGGCAAGGGTAATTATCTGATACCGTCCTCCTACGAAGAAATTATCATAACGCTCGTAAAAAACGGATACATCAAGTGTGCATACGAACACCGCTTACCGACTTTAAGGACACGTTCAACCTCAAGGAACACTTTTCTAACAGAATCGAGTTGCTGTGGAGTTGCGTTGGGAGGCAGTAAGGCATCAAGTGTTCCCTTGTCCACTACTGCAGAGAACGAATCATCTCCGAAGCTCATCTGAAACAAACCTGCAGCATATAAAGAGCACCACGAAATCCATCACGAGGCAGACCTACAGCAGTAGCATCATCTTTTAGAAAAACTAGCTCAGGACGTTGTTTGTTACGTGCACGCTGTTCTTCAATAACAACAGAATCCGTGTCTATGCTATGTATCGAACGAAACCCATTGTCGTACATCTATAAATTACAACTTCACAAATGAAGGgatagaaaatgaataaaacaacGAACTTGGGCTGCTAATTGGGAATTCCCGCAACCAATCTGAAGAATAGAGTCACTCGGTCTCAGATATTTTTCCAGAACCACACCTAGAACTTCATAGTCTCCATACCTGAAAAACACGCTGTCGCCGTGTTCATGAACGAGCGGAAACGGAAAGAGTACAGACTCAGCTGTTTCTCGTGAAACCCTTCCTGGTTACCCGCGCCAAAGAACCTCGTGAAGCGCTTgtaaattgtagaaaaaatggcaaaaaaaaaggttaaccAATAACCTTGAGAAACCTCATGTTatctatacagtgacttgtggAGACCCGCCTATATTATCAAGTTATTGTTTTTACCTATCAAGTTATTGTTTTTATGCCCTCACAGAAATCcagcaccaatttatcgatgcCAGAGAAATAAGTCTTTTTCGTTAAACGTTTCCTTCTCAAAAGAATTTGTTATGAAACTAGAAGAGGCGCGGCAAACGTTCACTCGAATTCTGTTCCATAGACTATCTTCTGATGAAGACACCCCTCTTAAAGTAGCCGTCTCAAAAGATTGCGTTTAGAAAACTTTGATTTAGAACATTTCTTATCTATTTTTCTTGCGTCCACATCCTTAGAAATTAGGTTAATTTAAGTAGAAGATACTGTGATCTTTTGATCATCGAAAACCTTGGTCGCTATTGCTTTGTATTTGGGAAAATGATCTGGAGATTTCGcgtaaaatgtagttagaggggaggggcactcagtggcgtccttatttttcgaagtaaacaattaaatcaattgggaccctaagacctaaaaattagtcttagagaatctatgacatgtaacctaaagttactaagagaaaaaagtaagttaaagcgtcgagaaataagtgcGCCACTGAGCGCCCCTCCTCCCCCCAACTACGTTTTCCCCTCGCACCTTGCATGATAAAAGAATGTCGTGCAAACACACCATGAAACATGAGCCGGCCAACAATGTACTTGCTCATGCACATTTGTGAACTTGTAGTTCGGTCAACTTTTGATCTTCATTGTTTTATGGCGTATTTAGTACGCATTGAAGcaaaacttgaaaattaaaaaggtAAGCAAGTAAATGGTACTCATAAATAGACTCACCACTCAAACGGTGACTTTGTTGATGAGAAGAATTGTCTCCAGAATTTTGGGTCAGTGAATTCAGTGACTGATTTCGGTAATAAAGACATCTGAaagtttctcaaatatttatgATTTGTTCCATTAGTCGTACGACGAAAAAACGACCCTAGACACATACAAACACACATGGACAAATACGCACATACTTTTAAATAGAGCAAAGAAAAGGTAGTACGACTAAGAAGATAAGGTAATCGtgtaaaaaaacacaagaaatggGACAGAAAGTAAAACCTCTACCAACTATGATCCTCAGCAGCagtaatgaaagaaagaaaagaaaacaaaaataaacaataaaactagTGGAAAAGGACTTCAAAAACTACATGACTATTCTATTCGTGCACTACTGTACGagaaaataattccaaaaagtCTAATAAAGCACGAAAAACACTATTCATTCATGAAATGTAATGATGCGAGAGAAAAATAACTTAGAAAATGCGACACAGCGtttatagtcaggtcaaaacgacacgaagtgcagttgcgtacgcgacagcactcgaagcggtgcgatggtaCCATTGCTAGCACCGTACGTCGCTccaattcgcgatggtccctcgtcgattccaaccgccttCTCCGCCGCTCCACCTACgcgttttgagccgactatagCAGCGGTGACACACGATAGCGGCACATAACGACGGACTGTGAACAAAACGAAATGGTGGTCCATCCTTGGACCTCTGTGATCTTTAGCCGAATTCTGAGATAATTATTGTTTTGTATTCAAACCTATCCTTTTAACAAGAGCAATTTTGGAAAGAATATCGCATATTCCAAAAGGTTCATCTGGTCATCACTGAGTCAGTTATGCAATTAAATACACAGTGCACATCTTATATCGCTCTCACAACTGAACAAAATTTCCACAGAGGTTCTGTAGCGCTAATTACAACCACACTGTCTACAAATACAAACGAGCTGAAATGAATCTGACGTCCCAACTCCGATGGAACGAAAATACTTTGTGTAGACGTTTTTGAAAGCCAGCTCATtgagttaaaggataaaggataaagtgcgcGGCCTTGATCAATCAGTATGCGCCTACGCGATCGATATCAACCCAGAATCGTTGAATATTTCTGAACGTCTGTATAGCCTTCCAATGACTTGCAAGGGCGACCCTATATaataagtcagtgttttaacttcccagacaagtatgttgacaatttatcgactccggagagatgaaaggcttggttggtcACAGTATAGTTCCGAATCATCGATCAATCGTACAGTTAGCCGAACCTACGCCATTGACTCCATTGACGAGATGCGGTCCTTGTTATTTCTTGACCCATGAGAAGCGACCCAAACGCACCGCGAATGCCAAACAAAGCAACAAGGAAAATACTGGCAGCGCTTCTAGCTtactgattgttttttttttctttcgatagACGTGATCTCAATAATACGAGAGTTAATCGATACATACATAAATCCCGCTAAACTGGCATCTTCTGAAATCCCCCTACCATTCCAAGATAGTTTCTGTAAGATAATATCAGGCTGATAGAAGAATATTACTGATATTCATATTGTTCGTGTACTGTGTGCTTAGGTTCTTGGGATCTTAGCCTATATCGATTCAAAGAATACAAGTGGTTCTGTTGTAGATCAAGAATAGTTACAACAAGAGGACCACGCCCGTATACGAGTGACACTCTGCCCATGATATGTGACCGTTATCGCTGTGAATATGGCTCGactcttggatttttttttctgaaaagacaTCTTTCTTGATCAGTACGTATTACACAACATTTCAAAGAGTACTTTCCACTCTTATAATGTTGCTAATGATTCAATATCAGTGCTCGTTTGTTTGTACTCTGTTCAAGCTAAAATGCTTGGAATGGTGATCGCCTCTCAAACCGACTGATACGCAAgagacttcatcctttatctcttttttttttataaatcgTTCGATAGATAATTTCTCACTCTAGAAATAGATTCCATTTCGATTTTTCCGtcctattgattttcttttttcagatcattaaAATTGAGTGTCAGATTGACAAAATGGTACATTTCCAACccctttagtttttctttttcgacacAGAATCAGCAGTTCGAAAATATGCAGATCGATACTGTTCCTCTACAGCCTAATACATTTTCGACATAGAGGTTCTATAAGTCTTCATTTCCGAAAATGGGAATAAGGATAGCGAATAAAGTACTTAATGTTTATATATCAGTCTGAGATGCGCCAAAGCGTTGGACTTTCATTCAGAATAGCAGAAGATGCGACTATAGAACTAtaggcctttcatccctgcgaTATCAATAAATTGTTAGCAGACTTtgcttggaggataaaaacgctgacttcgTGCATCAGcccccgaaagtcattgtataggctagacacgaGTTCGTAAACCTGGATTCAAGTGAACGCATTGGTGCATCCAAGACAGATTGATAACCGtgagacactttatccttcatccagATTTTATAAAACTTCAAAGCTaccatgaaaaaagaaaggaattgtGCTATCGGAGAAAACGATTGGGTTGCAGCAGACAAATTGTCATTATTTGGGCAAGCTCAAAGGCCATCGACTTAAAAGATTTGTGATTTTCAACAAACTGCACAGAAATAATGAGCAAAACACTGAATAATGTATGTATACATAGGATTTTCAGCAGTAATTAAATATATACACATAAGTTTGGCTCAGAAGCTGTACAACTCGTCATTTTAACAACACTGGTGAGTGGCATCATTGCAAAGAGGGTAAAGGAAGCAAATCAATATGCTTAGCATGATAATTATAGACTacgaaataataaaacagCAGAGAATACATCTAGAAAGCAATGAAGTAGGAGGCTTATTATGAAGGTGGTCATGGTCAGAATTCATCCTCACTTGATTCGTCTTTGTTACCATTCACTTTTGTTAAAGGAACAGATGCGCTCGAAGATCCAAtctaaaaatttcaacttttcgaATAATATTCAGGAATATTAGCacggaaaagaaatgaacccAAAAAAAATGACACCTCACTCGATCCTTTGTTTTGTCTTTGGAATTAAAATTATGGTAGTGAAACTCAAATAGtccgaagaagagaaaaacttaACACGTGAACCGATCAAGAATAGAAGAAGGTCAACTTTCACAAGTCACCAAAGTAAAGAAAAGGAGCCACTTGTTTACTTTTCGTTTTACACATAAATCTTATTTACAGACAACAGAACTATAGAAAACACTACTGGAAATACGATAAATCTTCTTGCGCAGAAGGGTAGTAGTACAAAGATTAATCGTCTGGAGGCATAAAcataactcaaaaaaaaatggcgaaTTGAAATAACGGCTAATTCGAGAATCTTGAGAAGTAAGTGTTCAAAATATATTGCCAAGAGTATCGATTTTCGAACGATCGCCCGTGAATGCAGCGCGTGCATAACTGTGGAGCGTACTAACGTACGCTTGTAGGAACTAATGCCGTTTCCCACGCAGTTTTCAGAGCGACTAGGAAGAATTGCGCATAACCACGTtaatactcgtaatctacgacctgaACTCTTTATTTTCCCACAGATTCCCCAGCCACGTCACTCTCGTGATAATTAGCAGAAAGAAACAAACTGGGAAAAACTCACCTGCTCAACGTCGATAGTGTTCATCAGCAATGGGCGGTAGCCCTTTTGAGTCCAGGCCCAACTTGAATTTTCAGTTAAAATAGTATGTCGACAAGCATAGATCATAAACAGAATGACTACGAGTGCAGATGGGATTATAAGCACGAAAAACAGCA
Coding sequences within it:
- a CDS encoding hypothetical protein (NECATOR_CHRIV.G13513.T2) gives rise to the protein MSLLPKSVTEFTDPKFWRQFFSSTKSPFEWYGDYEVLGVVLEKYLRPSDSILQIGCGNSQLAAQMYDNGFRSIHSIDTDSVVIEEQRARNKQRPELVFLKDDATAMSFGDDSFSAVVDKGTLDALLPPNATPQQLDSVRKVFLEVERVLKVGGRYQIITLAQQHIVEYWTDHFRKTHRFLLRIHEVGNRASGFPMPVFILIATKLRCEMNIPLQIELCRGTSNRVERFLDQNELQSAIAAEQELSQFVHLCSGKLDREVSITVESSTGEGPRYRFFIVDNVKGKNIGSYAAFIVPLGREQEWIFSTVKGRKTLHQQAEKDRLAIVTLFRTQSYSSLKEVQDEIGPFVTRFDPRGKGGLIDFLSCGSVDVRVTHASGESSINGKWTVEDVVVEEREYRRLVFLSSSNIVQSEAPLKTVKKKKTVDLEKLSCNHHSLMLCGLTLIPRNPFGDPSKTDLKLAVLGLGGGILASFLLRHFNKFVHCIDGIELDPAVVHIATQWFALPSQNSRMNIRVMDALEYLNEAAHKEEKLDMIFVDLAGPVHDSGLSCPPAVFLSESALCNMKEALRADGVLALNLVTRDEEIAKQAKRSISDHFPALFHIRSEEDVNEVILACSSVPPSFDPLMFSRSMRKDLHWLNDLAPLVARIRPIAFPK